From Candidatus Pedobacter colombiensis, one genomic window encodes:
- a CDS encoding hemolysin family protein → MEAFKIFFTFFLVALNGFFVAAEFAIVKVRASQIEIKAKSGSRVANIAKHITQHLDGYLAATQLGITLASLGLGWVGESVMHNIVHDLLINFQLSEVYITSISTGIAFMFITVMHIVFGELAPKSIAIQRPVATTLFISVPLQAFYWMFRPFIWVLNGFANIVLKVFGISSVGGHDSVHSTEELYYLLDQGKESGALDTNEHELIKNVFDFNERVVKNIMVPRTKISGIELSTPKMEVVEKIISEGYSRLPVYDDIIDKIIGIVHAKDILPLLAENKDWTLSDIIRKPYFVPETKKINDLLSELQQKRIQIAIVIDEFGGTAGMVTLEDIVEEIVGEIQDEYDEEKPTVEKISDTEFIINAYATVYDVNEHLPHDLPEDEDFDTVGGLVSHAFGKIPEVGDSEECYGYLFTILKKTEQNIETIKLELVINKSDAIDLH, encoded by the coding sequence ATGGAAGCATTTAAAATATTTTTTACCTTTTTTCTGGTAGCCCTAAATGGCTTTTTTGTTGCTGCAGAGTTTGCAATTGTAAAAGTTAGGGCTTCCCAGATTGAGATAAAAGCTAAATCCGGGAGCCGTGTTGCGAATATCGCAAAACACATTACTCAGCATTTAGATGGTTATCTTGCCGCAACACAGTTGGGAATTACCCTGGCCTCACTTGGTTTAGGTTGGGTGGGTGAGTCTGTTATGCATAATATTGTGCATGACCTGCTGATCAATTTCCAACTTTCTGAGGTATATATAACTTCTATTTCTACCGGAATAGCCTTTATGTTCATTACGGTAATGCATATTGTTTTTGGAGAATTGGCACCTAAGTCGATAGCTATCCAAAGACCTGTGGCTACTACTTTATTTATCTCTGTACCACTTCAGGCATTTTATTGGATGTTTAGACCTTTTATATGGGTATTGAACGGCTTTGCCAATATCGTGTTGAAAGTATTCGGTATCTCTAGTGTTGGCGGACATGATTCTGTCCACAGTACCGAGGAGCTTTATTATTTGCTGGATCAAGGAAAAGAAAGTGGCGCATTAGATACTAATGAACATGAGCTGATTAAAAACGTTTTTGATTTTAATGAGCGTGTAGTAAAAAATATTATGGTTCCGAGGACCAAAATTTCTGGTATAGAGCTTTCTACGCCTAAAATGGAAGTCGTTGAAAAAATTATATCGGAAGGATATTCACGCCTGCCTGTATACGATGATATTATTGATAAGATTATCGGTATTGTGCATGCTAAGGACATCCTTCCGTTATTGGCTGAAAATAAGGACTGGACATTAAGTGATATCATTAGAAAGCCTTATTTTGTGCCTGAAACTAAAAAGATCAATGATCTGTTGAGTGAGCTTCAACAAAAACGCATTCAAATTGCTATTGTAATTGATGAGTTTGGTGGGACTGCCGGTATGGTTACTCTGGAAGATATTGTAGAGGAAATTGTTGGCGAAATACAGGATGAGTATGACGAGGAGAAGCCTACAGTTGAAAAGATATCTGATACTGAATTTATCATTAATGCTTATGCTACTGTTTACGATGTGAATGAGCATCTGCCTCATGACCTACCGGAAGATGAAGATTTTGATACCGTAGGTGGATTGGTTTCTCATGCTTTTGGTAAAATACCAGAGGTTGGAGATAGCGAGGAATGCTATGGCTACTTGTTTACTATTTTAAAGAAAACAGAACAAAATATAGAGACCATTAAGCTGGAGTTGGTGATCAATAAAAGCGACGCGATAGACTTACATTAA
- a CDS encoding NADH-quinone oxidoreductase subunit M: MEQLLLLLIFLPLVGALVTAFTGNAAKHVALGSAIVSLALALVMVCNFIPNATAQFVVNCPWIKELGISFHAGVDGISMITILLTNVLTPLIILSAYKHEYKNANAFFALILFMQSGLLVVFTAMDAFLFYIGWEAALIPIYFICAIWGGKNRIKVNMKFFVYTIAGSLFMLVGIIYLYLQNPSNNFDIQAFYSLSLDSTQQGWIFWAFFIAFAIKMPIFPFHTWQPDTYTEAPAPGTMLLSGIMLKMGIYGVIRWLLPVVPAGVQQWGQVAIVLSIIGVVYASLIAFTQKDAKRLVAYSSIGHVGLISAGIFAFNVQGMQGAMIQMLSHGINVVGLFFVLDIIASRMHTYKIAELGGIAKQAPKLAIVFLIILLGTVALPGTNGFIGEFLLLIGIYQYSLWAAIFAGLTIIFGAVYMFRMYQNVMLGKTNELTIGFTDIKGSEQVVLYVICALVIVLGFYPKPILQLSEASVQHLIEQVTQKLTSVN; encoded by the coding sequence ATGGAACAACTTTTACTACTTCTTATATTTTTACCATTGGTTGGCGCCTTGGTTACCGCATTTACCGGAAATGCAGCAAAACATGTTGCATTGGGATCGGCGATTGTTTCTTTAGCCCTGGCCTTGGTTATGGTATGTAATTTTATACCAAATGCAACTGCACAGTTTGTTGTAAACTGCCCATGGATAAAAGAACTTGGAATTAGTTTCCACGCAGGTGTTGATGGGATCAGCATGATCACGATTTTATTGACGAATGTACTGACTCCGTTGATCATTCTTTCTGCCTATAAGCATGAGTATAAAAATGCGAATGCTTTCTTCGCTTTGATCCTGTTTATGCAAAGTGGTTTATTGGTGGTATTTACTGCGATGGATGCTTTCTTATTCTATATCGGATGGGAAGCAGCCTTAATCCCGATTTACTTTATCTGTGCAATTTGGGGTGGTAAGAATCGCATCAAAGTAAACATGAAGTTTTTTGTTTATACCATTGCTGGTTCACTATTTATGTTAGTAGGGATCATTTATCTTTATTTACAAAACCCTTCCAATAATTTCGATATACAGGCTTTTTATAGTCTTAGTTTAGATTCAACTCAGCAGGGATGGATATTCTGGGCTTTCTTTATTGCTTTTGCGATTAAGATGCCAATATTTCCTTTCCATACCTGGCAGCCAGATACCTATACTGAAGCTCCGGCTCCGGGAACCATGTTACTTTCAGGTATCATGCTTAAAATGGGTATTTACGGTGTGATTAGATGGTTATTGCCTGTCGTACCTGCTGGTGTTCAGCAATGGGGACAAGTGGCGATCGTTTTATCCATAATTGGTGTGGTTTATGCTTCTTTGATTGCATTTACACAAAAAGATGCGAAAAGATTGGTGGCTTACTCATCTATTGGTCACGTTGGTTTAATCTCTGCAGGTATCTTCGCTTTCAATGTACAAGGGATGCAAGGTGCGATGATCCAGATGTTGAGTCATGGTATAAACGTAGTGGGTTTATTCTTTGTGCTTGACATTATTGCAAGTCGGATGCATACTTATAAAATTGCTGAATTGGGGGGGATTGCAAAACAGGCACCTAAGCTAGCTATCGTATTTCTGATTATTCTTTTGGGAACGGTTGCTTTACCGGGAACAAATGGGTTTATAGGCGAATTCCTTTTACTGATAGGTATTTATCAATATAGCTTATGGGCAGCAATATTTGCCGGATTAACCATCATTTTCGGCGCGGTTTATATGTTCAGAATGTACCAAAATGTAATGCTGGGCAAAACGAATGAACTAACCATTGGCTTTACAGATATAAAAGGATCAGAGCAGGTTGTATTGTACGTGATTTGTGCATTGGTTATTGTTTTGGGTTTTTATCCAAAACCAATTTTGCAGCTTTCTGAAGCTTCAGTACAACATTTAATAGAACAGGTAACACAAAAATTAACATCGGTAAACTAA
- a CDS encoding biotin/lipoyl-binding protein, protein MNVKVNDRYNFDVELEQKLLKVDGVELQIDSTTLADGHTHVIHNNKSYNIELVSEDRTEKTSMVKVNGTLYEVAIEDQYDLLLKQLGLDNSKANKMLEIKAPMPGLVLNIMVEEGQEVNKGDNLLVLEAMKMENILKSPSSGKVKKILVNKGIKVEKNEILIQFS, encoded by the coding sequence ATGAATGTAAAAGTAAATGACCGGTATAATTTTGATGTAGAACTTGAGCAAAAGCTATTGAAAGTAGATGGTGTGGAGTTGCAGATTGATTCTACAACGTTAGCAGATGGCCATACACATGTCATACACAATAACAAATCTTACAATATAGAATTGGTTTCTGAGGATAGGACAGAGAAGACAAGTATGGTAAAGGTGAATGGGACGCTTTACGAGGTAGCTATTGAAGACCAATACGATCTACTGCTTAAGCAACTCGGCCTTGACAATAGTAAGGCTAATAAAATGCTGGAAATTAAAGCTCCAATGCCTGGACTGGTATTAAATATTATGGTTGAGGAAGGGCAGGAAGTGAATAAGGGAGATAACCTATTGGTATTGGAGGCGATGAAGATGGAGAATATCCTTAAATCACCAAGCAGTGGCAAGGTTAAGAAGATCCTGGTTAATAAGGGAATTAAAGTTGAGAAGAACGAGATATTGATACAGTTTTCATAA
- a CDS encoding inorganic diphosphatase, with the protein MSKDDHHPWHSVSPGHNVPEIVNAIIEIPKGSKAKYEIDKDSNLIKLDRVLFSSVMYPANYGFIPQTYCDDNDPLDILVLCSVDVYPMTIIEAKVIGVMHMVDNGEQDDKIIAVAKNDMSVNYINDLAELPPHTMKEIVKFFQDYKALEEKKVTIEHLLGVRYAHKVIQESLELYDKEFRNKS; encoded by the coding sequence ATGAGTAAAGACGACCATCACCCGTGGCACAGTGTATCTCCAGGCCACAATGTGCCGGAGATAGTGAATGCAATTATTGAAATCCCTAAAGGATCAAAAGCGAAATACGAAATCGATAAGGATTCAAATCTGATTAAATTAGACCGTGTTCTTTTTTCTTCAGTGATGTATCCTGCAAATTATGGTTTTATCCCGCAAACTTACTGCGATGATAATGATCCGTTGGATATCCTGGTATTATGTTCTGTGGATGTTTATCCTATGACCATTATTGAAGCCAAAGTTATTGGTGTAATGCATATGGTAGATAATGGTGAGCAAGATGATAAGATCATTGCTGTAGCTAAAAACGATATGTCGGTGAACTACATTAATGACCTTGCAGAATTACCTCCACATACGATGAAGGAAATCGTGAAGTTTTTCCAGGATTACAAAGCATTGGAAGAAAAGAAAGTAACTATTGAACATTTACTAGGTGTACGCTATGCACACAAAGTGATACAAGAAAGCCTTGAGCTTTACGATAAGGAGTTTAGAAATAAATCTTAA
- a CDS encoding SUMF1/EgtB/PvdO family nonheme iron enzyme, whose translation MKKTSLFSLISVMAIASFVSCKSKSGSSDKTGMAYNKQEYGGFVVNNRYKRGPGPGLVEIEGGAFVVGGSAINVPGQELGNYNHKRETTVNSFYMDETEVSNTNWLEYLNWIRTNFPKDYEYYYNELPDTLVWRRPLSYNEPYVDNYLRHPAYQDYPVVGVTWEQAGRYCEWRTDRVNELLLRERGYMTSFKDLNGGTAKNNAAAGAKSTGPFSTGTYLNDQIDDKGKRAMKDLNPSNSGSAGAGKNAATRNVRLEDGILKQPYRLPTETEWEYAALGLIGNTQYENISDYKIYPWSGLGLSSAKKSTRGLILANFKRTKGDYMGVGGSLNDKGAITVAVRSYTPNDFGLYNMAGNVNEWTADTYRAATFESAEAFNPFRGNLYQDKKVLDPVTGKIAVDKYNRPIMTNALYAKKQTWAEKQAAAAKPADSVKNTYADQRGYRDPQSEFYGEITLVNDKSKVYKGGSWNDQALWLNPATRRFMQQDESSADVGFRCAMTMLGAPEVRSSGKPQFKNKPSRGFKSR comes from the coding sequence ATGAAAAAAACATCCTTATTTTCACTTATTTCTGTAATGGCTATTGCCTCTTTTGTATCCTGTAAATCTAAGTCAGGATCTTCAGATAAGACGGGCATGGCCTACAACAAGCAGGAATATGGTGGTTTTGTGGTAAATAATAGATACAAACGTGGGCCAGGTCCTGGTTTGGTTGAGATTGAGGGTGGTGCCTTTGTCGTTGGCGGTAGTGCAATTAATGTACCCGGACAAGAATTGGGCAATTATAACCATAAAAGGGAAACCACTGTTAACTCTTTTTATATGGACGAAACAGAGGTTTCTAATACCAACTGGTTAGAATATCTGAACTGGATACGTACAAATTTCCCAAAAGACTACGAATATTACTATAATGAATTACCGGATACACTGGTTTGGCGTAGACCGCTTTCTTATAATGAGCCATATGTAGATAATTATTTAAGGCACCCAGCGTATCAGGACTATCCGGTAGTTGGCGTTACCTGGGAGCAAGCAGGACGCTATTGCGAATGGAGAACTGACAGGGTTAACGAATTATTACTTCGTGAACGTGGCTACATGACCAGCTTTAAAGATCTGAACGGTGGTACTGCAAAAAATAATGCTGCAGCTGGCGCAAAATCTACCGGACCTTTTAGTACCGGAACTTATCTAAATGACCAGATCGATGATAAGGGTAAAAGAGCAATGAAAGACTTAAATCCTTCCAATTCAGGATCTGCCGGTGCCGGTAAAAATGCAGCTACTAGAAATGTAAGGCTTGAAGACGGTATTTTAAAGCAACCTTATCGCTTACCTACCGAAACCGAGTGGGAATATGCCGCGTTGGGACTTATTGGGAATACCCAATATGAAAATATCAGCGACTATAAGATCTACCCATGGAGTGGTTTAGGCTTAAGCTCTGCCAAGAAAAGTACCAGAGGTTTAATTCTGGCCAACTTTAAAAGAACTAAAGGCGATTACATGGGTGTTGGCGGTTCCTTAAATGATAAGGGAGCAATAACTGTTGCAGTAAGGTCATACACACCAAATGATTTTGGACTTTACAACATGGCAGGAAACGTAAATGAATGGACAGCAGACACCTACCGTGCTGCTACTTTCGAATCAGCTGAAGCCTTCAATCCATTTAGGGGAAACCTTTATCAGGATAAAAAAGTGCTTGATCCGGTTACAGGAAAAATCGCAGTTGACAAGTACAATAGGCCTATCATGACAAATGCCCTTTATGCTAAAAAACAAACCTGGGCTGAGAAACAAGCAGCGGCGGCAAAGCCAGCTGATTCAGTAAAAAACACTTATGCTGATCAAAGAGGTTATAGAGACCCCCAAAGTGAATTCTATGGCGAGATCACATTGGTAAATGATAAATCTAAAGTATATAAAGGTGGTTCATGGAACGATCAGGCATTATGGCTTAATCCTGCTACCAGAAGATTTATGCAACAGGATGAGTCTTCTGCAGATGTTGGTTTCCGTTGTGCAATGACCATGCTGGGAGCTCCGGAGGTTAGATCGAGTGGAAAGCCTCAGTTTAAAAACAAACCATCAAGAGGATTTAAAAGCAGATAA
- a CDS encoding 16S rRNA (uracil(1498)-N(3))-methyltransferase, translated as MHVFYTPDISSNEYVLNEEESKHCTKVLRLGIGAMVYLIDGVGGLYKAEITAEHKKHVNLHVVEAQYEYNKRNHHLHIAIAPTKNIDRLEWFLEKATEIGIEEITPVICDRSERKIVKEDRLYKVITSAVKQSLQAYHPVLNPQTTLSAFLKQSNDSIKMIAHCLDNEPRQFIAELAKPKERYTILIGPEGDFTGAEIELALQNGYKPLTLGNTRLRTETAALAACFEVNYLNR; from the coding sequence ATGCATGTTTTTTATACCCCGGATATCAGCTCCAACGAGTATGTTTTAAATGAGGAGGAGAGCAAGCATTGTACTAAAGTTTTGCGCCTGGGTATTGGTGCAATGGTTTATCTCATTGATGGTGTAGGCGGACTTTATAAGGCCGAAATCACGGCTGAGCATAAAAAGCATGTTAACCTTCATGTTGTAGAAGCGCAGTATGAATACAATAAGCGCAATCATCACCTGCACATTGCAATTGCACCTACCAAAAATATAGACAGATTAGAATGGTTTCTGGAAAAGGCTACGGAAATTGGTATTGAAGAAATTACACCTGTTATTTGTGACCGGTCGGAACGGAAAATCGTTAAAGAGGACCGTTTGTACAAGGTGATCACATCTGCTGTAAAGCAGTCGTTGCAGGCTTATCACCCTGTGTTAAATCCCCAAACTACTTTGTCTGCTTTTTTAAAACAGTCTAACGACAGCATTAAAATGATTGCCCATTGTTTGGATAATGAACCTCGGCAGTTTATTGCTGAGCTGGCCAAACCAAAGGAGCGTTATACCATTCTTATTGGCCCCGAAGGTGATTTTACAGGTGCTGAAATTGAATTGGCTTTGCAAAACGGTTATAAACCATTAACTTTAGGTAATACACGATTAAGAACAGAAACCGCTGCCTTGGCTGCTTGTTTTGAAGTGAATTATTTAAATAGATGA
- the porV gene encoding type IX secretion system outer membrane channel protein PorV, giving the protein MNLGCLIKTTLCIFSLLVVYTRLSAQDVQSGTLTNGSEASNIITGVPFLLITPDARSGSMGDVGVAVQPDGNAMVINPSKLAFLDKKYGFAVSYSPWLKSLVPDVSLTYISGFYKPNEKTTIGGSLRYFNLGEIQLTDINQQDLGIYTPNELAADITYARQLDASFSLGTTLRYIYSNLTSGQFSSGQQTSAANAVAVDVSAYFKKPTIFLGSDAILAAGINISNVGTKLSYSERGNSYFLPTNLKIGGASTFLIDDYNQFTFALDFNKLLVPTQPIYDENGKIIAGKDPNRSVPSGIFGSFSDAPGGFKEEVREINIAAGMEYWYNQQFALRTGYFYESPTKGNRRYFTLGAGLKYNVFNIDISYLVANVQKSPLANTLRFTMLFNFGMAGN; this is encoded by the coding sequence ATGAATTTAGGGTGCCTCATTAAAACTACTTTATGTATCTTTTCTTTGCTGGTGGTTTATACGAGACTGTCTGCTCAGGATGTACAATCCGGTACCCTAACCAATGGTAGTGAGGCAAGCAATATCATAACGGGCGTACCTTTTTTGCTCATCACTCCTGATGCACGTTCCGGAAGTATGGGGGATGTGGGGGTAGCTGTGCAGCCGGATGGAAATGCAATGGTTATAAATCCCTCTAAACTAGCTTTTTTAGATAAAAAATATGGTTTTGCGGTTTCTTATAGCCCTTGGTTAAAAAGTCTTGTTCCCGATGTAAGTCTGACTTACATCAGTGGCTTTTATAAGCCTAATGAAAAAACAACTATAGGTGGCTCCTTGCGTTATTTTAATCTCGGGGAAATTCAGTTGACAGACATCAATCAACAGGATTTGGGGATCTATACGCCTAATGAACTGGCTGCTGATATTACTTATGCACGACAGCTGGATGCTTCTTTTTCCTTAGGAACCACCTTGCGATATATTTATTCAAATCTTACTTCAGGGCAATTTTCATCTGGACAGCAGACCAGTGCTGCTAATGCCGTCGCTGTAGATGTTTCTGCATATTTTAAAAAGCCAACAATTTTTTTAGGCTCTGATGCTATTTTAGCTGCCGGAATTAACATTTCGAATGTTGGTACAAAACTTAGTTATTCGGAAAGGGGGAATAGTTATTTCCTGCCAACAAACCTTAAAATAGGTGGAGCTTCGACCTTTCTTATTGATGATTATAATCAGTTTACTTTTGCACTGGATTTTAATAAACTGTTAGTGCCAACCCAACCTATCTATGATGAAAATGGGAAGATTATAGCGGGAAAGGATCCCAATCGTTCAGTTCCATCCGGAATTTTTGGGTCTTTTAGCGATGCCCCGGGAGGGTTTAAAGAAGAAGTGAGAGAAATAAACATCGCTGCTGGCATGGAGTATTGGTACAATCAGCAATTTGCTTTAAGAACAGGTTACTTTTATGAAAGTCCCACTAAAGGAAACAGGCGTTATTTTACCCTTGGGGCAGGTTTAAAGTATAATGTATTTAATATAGATATTTCCTACCTGGTTGCCAATGTGCAGAAAAGTCCTTTGGCCAATACCCTAAGATTTACCATGCTCTTTAATTTTGGAATGGCAGGGAACTAA
- a CDS encoding DUF4159 domain-containing protein, with protein MRVRVLLLLLVVLLSSFCVPTYKMAKLKYNGGGDWYANRTALPNLIEFCNQNLKTNFAPQEAIVEVGSADIFNYPFIYLTGHGNVVFSDAEAANLRKYLIGGGFLHIDDNYGLDKFIRVEMKKVFPELSFVELPTNHSLYNQKFKFPNGLPKIHEHDGKPAKGYALTWQGRIVCYYTFECDLGNGWEDFGTYPEDSQEKRMSALKMGANLIQYALTQ; from the coding sequence ATGAGGGTTCGGGTTTTACTTCTTTTGTTGGTTGTGCTGCTGAGCAGTTTTTGCGTGCCTACCTATAAAATGGCTAAGCTTAAATACAATGGGGGCGGCGACTGGTACGCCAATCGTACGGCATTGCCAAATCTGATTGAATTTTGCAATCAAAATCTTAAAACCAATTTTGCTCCACAAGAAGCAATTGTAGAAGTAGGCAGTGCCGACATTTTTAATTATCCTTTTATTTACCTTACCGGGCACGGTAATGTGGTTTTTAGTGATGCTGAGGCTGCTAATCTCCGTAAGTATTTAATAGGGGGAGGTTTTCTTCACATTGATGATAATTATGGTCTCGATAAGTTTATTCGTGTTGAAATGAAGAAGGTTTTTCCGGAATTATCATTTGTCGAATTACCAACTAATCACAGCCTATACAACCAAAAGTTTAAATTCCCTAATGGACTTCCTAAAATACATGAACATGACGGTAAACCGGCCAAAGGGTATGCGCTGACATGGCAGGGAAGGATTGTTTGTTATTACACATTTGAATGCGATCTGGGTAATGGTTGGGAAGACTTCGGTACTTACCCTGAAGATAGTCAGGAAAAGCGGATGAGTGCACTTAAAATGGGTGCAAATTTAATTCAGTATGCATTAACACAATAA
- the ispF gene encoding 2-C-methyl-D-erythritol 2,4-cyclodiphosphate synthase, with protein MKIKVGFGFDVHQLKENHPFIVGGVNLEHHSGAFGHSDADVLLHAICDALLGAANLRDIGFHFKNTDPRWKGISSLILLKETVKLLTDKGYEIGNIDAMLCIEAPKINPYIPAMQQHIAEAAGISTEDISIKATTNEQMGFIGREEGVVAYAVCLIQKEKGEK; from the coding sequence ATGAAAATTAAAGTAGGTTTTGGGTTTGATGTACACCAGTTAAAGGAAAATCATCCATTTATAGTTGGAGGGGTTAATCTGGAACATCATAGTGGGGCCTTTGGGCATTCGGATGCCGATGTACTTCTACATGCAATATGCGACGCATTACTTGGAGCAGCGAATTTAAGGGATATTGGTTTTCATTTTAAAAATACAGACCCTCGTTGGAAAGGCATCAGCAGTCTGATCTTGCTAAAAGAAACAGTTAAACTATTAACGGATAAAGGCTACGAAATTGGCAATATCGATGCTATGCTTTGTATCGAAGCACCTAAAATCAATCCTTATATTCCTGCTATGCAGCAGCATATTGCTGAAGCTGCCGGGATCTCTACTGAAGATATTTCTATAAAGGCTACAACCAATGAGCAAATGGGTTTCATTGGTAGAGAAGAAGGTGTTGTCGCTTATGCCGTGTGTTTAATCCAAAAGGAAAAAGGGGAAAAATAA
- a CDS encoding DedA family protein: MHDFWTSLQHFIDPEKLLREGGFYVVMFVIFAETGLFFGFFLPGDYLLFLAGMFVATGKLDVNIYVLIFGLCACAVSGNFVGYWFGRKTGPVLYQRKESLFFKRRYLKAAEEYYNKQGAFALIMGRFVPIVRTFAPIFAGVVKLDFKKFALYNIAGGLIWIASLTLLGYFLGKRFEKEISDYLLYIIIGFIVITTIPLIYTFVKKRVVKDDIDELSNTEQ, encoded by the coding sequence ATGCACGATTTCTGGACCTCATTACAGCACTTCATTGATCCCGAAAAATTACTTAGAGAAGGTGGTTTTTACGTTGTAATGTTCGTGATATTTGCCGAGACTGGCTTGTTTTTTGGATTTTTTCTTCCTGGGGACTATCTCTTGTTTCTTGCCGGAATGTTTGTCGCCACAGGTAAATTAGATGTAAATATCTATGTCTTGATTTTTGGTCTGTGTGCTTGTGCTGTTTCCGGGAATTTTGTAGGGTATTGGTTTGGTCGGAAGACGGGGCCGGTATTGTACCAAAGGAAGGAATCACTCTTCTTTAAGCGACGTTATTTAAAAGCTGCTGAGGAATATTACAATAAGCAAGGGGCATTTGCATTGATTATGGGTAGATTTGTACCAATAGTTAGAACTTTTGCACCGATTTTTGCGGGGGTTGTAAAGTTAGACTTTAAGAAATTTGCCTTATATAACATTGCAGGTGGATTAATTTGGATAGCTTCCTTAACTTTGCTTGGTTATTTTCTGGGCAAAAGATTTGAAAAAGAAATTAGCGATTATTTATTATATATAATTATAGGTTTCATTGTTATTACTACTATTCCACTGATTTACACTTTTGTGAAAAAGAGAGTGGTTAAAGATGACATTGATGAATTATCAAATACTGAACAATAA
- a CDS encoding NADH-quinone oxidoreductase subunit N, whose product MNIIITITVTALVVLYAGLFKAKKALLPITLLGLLTSLAFVATGWNADQSYYGMMHMDNFALAFTGITVLGTILIFLLTQNYFAANSENIAEYFTLILFALAGIVIMVSYTNMSMLFIGIEIMSVSLYILAGIRKSNFASNEASLKYFLMGAFSTGFLLFGITLIYGATGSFDLGVINQYLVTNYKTISPMFYPGIILLMIGLSFKIGAAPFHFWTPDVYEGAPTLITTFMSTIVKTAGFAAFLRLFAGTFAPLHDFWMAPLMGIVCLTLLIGNVTALFQKNFKRMLAYSSISHAGYLLFSLITLTANSANNVLVYAAAYTFATIIAFAVLILVKQKTGNDHFDSFNGLAKRNPFIALILTIAMLSLAGIPLTAGFIGKYLMFLNVMKEYQIYLVAFAILNALVGFYYYFRVIVAMYFKEGSETELQTPVQYQFVLVFSALVTIFLGVYPAVILNLI is encoded by the coding sequence ATGAATATCATTATAACAATAACTGTTACAGCTTTAGTGGTGCTTTACGCAGGTTTGTTTAAAGCTAAAAAAGCGTTATTACCCATTACCTTACTTGGTTTGCTTACCTCGCTGGCTTTTGTGGCTACCGGCTGGAATGCCGATCAGAGCTATTACGGTATGATGCATATGGATAATTTTGCATTGGCATTTACAGGAATAACAGTTTTAGGGACAATACTTATATTTTTACTTACTCAAAATTACTTTGCAGCAAACAGTGAAAATATTGCGGAATACTTTACCCTGATCCTTTTTGCACTTGCAGGTATCGTGATCATGGTTTCTTATACAAACATGTCAATGTTGTTTATCGGCATAGAGATCATGTCGGTAAGTTTATATATTCTTGCAGGGATTCGTAAAAGCAACTTTGCTTCCAATGAGGCGTCATTAAAATATTTCCTGATGGGTGCTTTCTCTACAGGTTTTCTTTTATTTGGAATTACGCTGATTTATGGTGCAACAGGATCTTTTGATCTTGGTGTGATCAATCAGTATCTGGTGACGAACTATAAAACAATTTCTCCGATGTTCTATCCGGGGATCATATTGCTGATGATTGGACTGAGCTTTAAGATCGGTGCAGCTCCATTTCACTTTTGGACACCGGATGTTTATGAAGGCGCTCCTACGCTGATTACTACTTTCATGTCTACCATCGTTAAGACTGCCGGTTTTGCTGCATTCCTTCGTTTGTTTGCCGGTACTTTTGCGCCTTTACATGATTTCTGGATGGCACCATTAATGGGCATTGTATGTTTAACATTGTTAATCGGAAATGTAACGGCCTTATTCCAAAAGAACTTTAAAAGAATGCTGGCTTATTCCAGTATTTCCCATGCAGGTTATCTGTTGTTCTCACTGATCACTTTAACAGCAAATTCTGCTAACAATGTATTGGTTTATGCTGCTGCTTATACTTTTGCAACGATCATTGCCTTTGCAGTTTTGATCTTAGTGAAACAGAAGACCGGAAACGATCATTTCGATAGTTTTAATGGTTTAGCTAAACGAAATCCATTTATAGCATTGATACTTACCATAGCGATGCTTTCGCTTGCAGGTATTCCGCTTACAGCTGGATTTATCGGGAAGTATCTGATGTTTTTAAATGTAATGAAGGAGTATCAGATATATCTGGTTGCTTTTGCTATTTTAAATGCATTGGTGGGATTCTATTATTATTTTAGAGTTATTGTAGCGATGTACTTCAAAGAAGGTAGCGAGACAGAATTACAAACACCTGTTCAATATCAGTTTGTGCTTGTATTCTCAGCCTTGGTCACCATATTTTTAGGGGTGTATCCGGCTGTAATTTTAAATCTGATATAG